In Vicia villosa cultivar HV-30 ecotype Madison, WI unplaced genomic scaffold, Vvil1.0 ctg.000664F_1_1, whole genome shotgun sequence, the DNA window ATAGAAAATGAGTTTTATAGTACTTCCTCGCAGAATCTGCAACTCCCAAATTACACTTTATTTGACATTAAGGAATTATGAAACAATAACACATTCAAACTAAAGGTATTGAAGATAAACTTACTATACTAACAGGTTTAACAATGTAGAGTAAAATTCAAGAAAAGATATAATTGTATAGTATCACTTACCGTATGAACAGGTATCCAGCGCTTACTTGCAAGCTCGTAATCATCAGGATATACTGTAAATAAAACAGAAAAACTTCAGTTTCGCAGTTTCGTGTGGTTaataaaatcaaaccaaaatcacaatttttttttaaaaaaccaacCATTAAGGAACCATATCTCTGAGGTGAATTTCACTGATGGTGGATTATTTGGTTAATTGGAAGAAAAGCTCATTGTAGCATTGAAAAACCCTCCCTCACTATGAGAAAAAAATCCAATAAATCGACAAACAAAACAGCAtagaaaacaaaaccaaaaaacacTAGTAATTAGTAAAACCTATGCAAGTACATTTTCAGAAACCTAAGAATTAGTAGAATCAACAGAAACAATATCACAAATAGTTGGTGGGAAATGATATTGAAACCAAGATATAGATAGATCCAAATAGTTAACAACATAAACAAAACAGCAAACAAGTTAGGAAAACATCATATTCGCAAGAATCTCAACAACTAAATAACAAGATAAATTAATTTAGAGAAGGAATAATGAAATTAGAGATAGGCTTAGGGTGAACTAGCTCATGAACGAAAATGAATCTGAAAGTGCTTACCCACTTGCAAAAATAATGAAAGGTGTTGTTGGATGGTGGTGATGATGACCAGATGGATGATGGTTGACGCGGTTGAGCGAAGATGGAAGCGAGGTCGCTGAGATGAAGGGCGGATGAAGGCAGTAGCGTCGTCGAATTAGTGCAGAGCGGCTGAGAAATCAAACAAAGGCGAAGCGTTGAAGGTTGAATGACGGAAGTGAGATGGAGGAAGATTCGGACGGACGAATCTTGATGGATCTGGAAAATGAAAATGAGGATCGTTCTCTCGTTTTTTTTATCTGACCCTCCAATTGGTTGAGAATAGGGTTTTAGCGAAACTAAAAACATTTCACATCAGATATAACAGGCCCGATGTAAAGGTCCATCTTTCACATCAAGTGCAAATTTAGGTCCGATGTAAAATTCGTTATAACAAAACTTTATCTTATTTACGAAACTGTCACCGTAATTTTTTTCATCAGTGGAGTTTTCACATCGGTGCAAATCTAGGCCCGATGTGAAATCCTTTATAACAAAATTTCATGTTATTTACCAAACTGCCACCGTGTTATTTTTCACTTCAGTGTAAATAAATGTTTGATGCAAAAtctctaaatcaaatatttttcacatcagtaaaaataaatgtctgatgtaaaatcctttgacaaatatttttcacatcatatattttgaaaccttatttttatttttagtagtgTCTTTTagattttcttagtttgtttttttaatttaataagaaCTAGTtctcttgtaaaaaaaaaaacgctAGAAACATAGGATTGGAGAGCATAGAAGTGCCAAGATGATCTTAATTTAGCCACACAAAAAattatatacatttttaattaaagaCTAGATGATAGTGAAAAAGAGATTGACATTGACATGAGTTAgttcacaacaacaaaaatagtACAGTAGAGAGAAATATACGCTAAATAATTTCTCATATTGGTTCAAAGTACCACAACATTACGCCGCAGAGGAAAAACAGGACAAAGTAGTAATCACATGTTGTTCTTGTCATCTGCCGGCATTTCCAAAAAAACTAAACCCACACAATACTGCAACAATTTATTTCCCATGGCTCCAAAGTTGTTCATCGTACACAGGACTGAAGTAATCATGTTCACACCAGACAGGTAATAATGTAGCTTCTTCACTTGGAGGGACATATGAACTGTCTATCATATATGGTTCGGTCCAGAAATTATCATTCAAAACATCCATGTATGCATCCATTGAAGGAAGCTCATCAAGAACATAATTTTCATATGATATTTCTGTAGTTGTTGGAGTATCCATTGTTCCACTTGAAGATGGGATTGAAGACAATGGACTGGTAATATTAGGAACACTATTGTTTTCTAACACTCCTTCAAGGGTGTTGTCTTCTTCTATTGTAGGGTTATCTGAACTTGTATCTTTGGAGTTTCCGGTTCCATTATTATTGTCTGACTTATTATTCTTTACCGATCGTTTTTTCAAGTTGGTATGCCAATGATTCTTTATCTCATTATCTGTTCTTCCTGGTAAGTTTGAAGCAATCACAATCCATCTGTATAGTAAAATTTGTATGATcatcataaaaaaaaacttaatactATAATAAATACAGAAAATAAATTctcttgaaaaaaatttaaatattaataagtaaaaaacattaaaatctaTGCCGGACTCGATTCAGACTGCATTAGCAGTATGATTTAACATAACATGTGACCGTATCATGAAGTGCATCTGACAATTTCAACCACcttcattttcaaaattttcgacttaaaattaaaatgtagaaCTCTAAATTTCAACCTTCTTATATCTCTCATATGAGCATTTCATATATCTCTTAATCGATATTGATGCCACAATAATCGTAATATACATCATAACACGCAACATGCAAAACTGCATATGGGACCTAATCACAATTTAgaataatgaaagaaaaaaaatactttccATTCTATCTTAGATTAATGAGAATCCACTATTCCATTCTTGAAAAATAAGTGGTGACACTCGAGAattgactatatatatatatatatatatatatatatatatatatatatatatatatatatatatatatatatatatatatatatatatatatatatatatatatatatatatatatatatatatataaaagttcttAAGAAACACTCGAATCAACAAAGGaaaaaaaatcatagaaaaaACTCCATAGTTATGGGTGACAAACAAGCATCTCCTTCCATTTTAGTTAGTTTAATCctgtaaaaaaattttaaaaaatgcaacgGGACAAGCTAATATAGTTGACGATGCGAGCCTAAAATTTTGATTtactctgcaaaaaaaaaaaatgaggaCGAGGTAGGACAAACCCGTGGGCACTATAATTTTTAagtctaaaaatacaaaaatttatgaTAATGCCTGAGTCCGCAAAATCCcgcaaaaaataaacaaaacaagcaTGCTAGACAAACCTAGCCGTTTTGTCACCAATATCCGCAACCCAAATAAATCCCCACCAAAATCAATCATAGATCTTGAGCATCGAGAAAAGCGAAAAAGAATCCCTAGGAGAAACAAGTCGAGTGAAGAAAGAAATAACATCTACAAAACCAAATAGACATCCGGCTAAACAACACACCACCTTAAGGTCAAGCTTAAGAGTAGGTCTTTCTCCCAATTCCAAAGAGAAAGATTGCTCGTAGGAAAACAAGAGTGAACTCACTTCTAAGAGAGAAAAATAACAGTTATCACTAAGTGATTGATCGATAATTGAGATAGTTCATACCACATAATTGAGATAGTTCAGACCACAACATGTCAGATCGTCTATACCTAAACTCACCCTTTTTCCTCTACCTAGCCCCTGAAACATTTCAAACAACAATAAGATTGACGACAGAAGAGGTAAAATCCTACCCAcccacaaaaaaatattataccACATAGAAGATGCaacataacatcaaacaaatagATGATCCACTGATTCGACCTGCCCCTGGCACACACCCCACCACAGCCCACTACATAACTGAATAATACCACCTCTACTAAGATTAAGCCTAGTAGACATCCTTTCCTACAAAAAATGATCAAGAAAAAACAACAACTTTAAAAGGCACTCAACTTTTCCAAAAGCTCACGAGCCCCTAGACAACTCGAGCAAACATACACTCTTCTTCAATTTGATAGCAAATATAATATATAGTaaagaaaagaaattttaaattCCCTCCAAAACTAAAAGATACAAATCAATCATATAGCACAAGATGTATTTGTCTGATGCCGCTGAGAACAAAGGAAAAGTAAATAGGCCAAAAGAAAAGGACTCAAAAACTGAATGCTATAACTCCAAAAACAAAAGatacaaacaaacagaaaaaataaCCCCAACCAAGACAaaaaaatcaaagcaataaaatctcTCCCCTGAATAAAGGAGCATAGGCTAGATCTTAGCATACAAGAATTCACTGTCAACATAGACAACAAACATGGAGAAAAAAGTTAAGAATACTCCACCACATTACAAGAATTTCTAGGCAAGTTAGAGAATTACAAGAATTGGCCACAGACCTAATATTACATCATTTCTAAGTTGTAAAATGCTCTTTTATTTTGCATATTTCACATTAGTTGATGCTAGAAAAAATAATATCATTATTGGAAATCTAAATCAACCAAACAAAAGAATGTCATATAATGACAAGTTCACTCATAATCCTATACCTATcatccaaataaataaataactctaAAAGCTAGGAGCCAAAGATCCTTAGATAAAACCAATTTACAACCAAATCACTTAAAAATTATATACCACACAATTGAAGCTACTTCATAAATAAAGAACAGATGAGAAACTCCACACACATAACACATGAAATTCTATATGGATCAAATAAAATCTTAAAGTCAACTCTTGAATAAGTGTATGGTAGTATCATCCACAATTTAGGGCTGAGTTGCAATCATATATTAATCCAAgataaataatagttttattcGAGATAAATAATATAGACATGTTATTTCAACATTATTAATAAATACCATATATCAAAACTTATAAAATACTCTCTCAAtaataacatataaataaaaaaataacttaataagaaaaccaattaataatcattttttaatcttttaataaGATTTaagcaaaaatttaaaaataattaattaattgttgattatgaaaaaaattacatttctaaacaaaaacaactaaattGATTAGATTGaataaagttgttttttttttttttttaaattatttgtgaCCAAAATTGGGTGCTTTTTTGTTTAAAATTAGTACACACTATGACACTAATAAACCTTTGTCTTAATTCAAAAAGTagaaagtaataattaaaaactgAAAACCATACTTATGTACAGTATAGATGTAGAAAAGTGTCGATTTAACTTTTCTGAGAATAAAATACTATGTAAAAATGTTTCCTTAAATATAGAAAAGAGAGTTCCAACCAGACAatgatttatattattttattcaatctcTTTGAAATAAATGTGTTGAGTTTATGCTACATTAGGAAGTGATAGAGCATTGACAAGTTCATGATACCTATTACCCAGTTTTTCATGAAGCTTGATGATAGTATCTTCTTCTTGTTGTGTAAAGTTCCCTCTTTTGAGATCTGGTCTTAGATAGTTCAACCACCTTAGTCTACAACTCTTTCCACACCTTTCAAGACCTGAAAACATTATTCACATAAACTAGAAGAAAAAAAACCAACCGACACACATGAAGAAAATTATTATTCATACCTGCAAATTTAGGTAGTTGTCGCCAATTCCAAGAGCCATATCTAGTTACATAAGCAATTAACTTGTTGTCTTCTTCAGGAGTCCACGTACCTTTTCTCATTCCAGTTTTGTCACAACAAGGGCTTCTCACCATCTTCTCTAACTAACTTCTACTGATTCCTCGTATGAATGTGTTGTTGGGTATGTTGtcctatataaataaaaaatattttttattttttataagttaACTCTTTCGTTTTTCGTGGAAGGTCGCTTCTATAAATTAAagtattatttaaaattcaaagtcagacttttttaaattgtttaattttaaatgaaattattTGCCATTTgaacttaatttgttttggttATAATTGAAGGATAGACTGATATAGACAGACATACATGTGATGTGTTTACTACTCGTTTATTTTCATATCTTTTAAGGACCACACGTTTTAAATATCCACCTTAAAAGAAACCAATATGAAAAGGCTAATTTCGTGTTACACGAGATCCTAATTTTCAAAATTCCGAATTTGTTGGAATGTAATAATAATTATTGGACAAATTACTTTCATATTTAATATGCAATCATTCATTTATTTCAAAGCATTTTACTTTAAGTTAGTTATACGAATTTATTGTTATT includes these proteins:
- the LOC131630251 gene encoding transcription factor MYB14-like, whose protein sequence is MVRSPCCDKTGMRKGTWTPEEDNKLIAYVTRYGSWNWRQLPKFAGLERCGKSCRLRWLNYLRPDLKRGNFTQQEEDTIIKLHEKLGNRWIVIASNLPGRTDNEIKNHWHTNLKKRSVKNNKSDNNNGTGNSKDTSSDNPTIEEDNTLEGVLENNSVPNITSPLSSIPSSSGTMDTPTTTEISYENYVLDELPSMDAYMDVLNDNFWTEPYMIDSSYVPPSEEATLLPVWCEHDYFSPVYDEQLWSHGK